In one Bradyrhizobium sp. 4 genomic region, the following are encoded:
- a CDS encoding (2Fe-2S)-binding protein, whose protein sequence is MFKRSEQDKRPPVQIFVDGVAVAARQGDTVSAALLASSCDVRRSTAVSGAPRLPYCMMGVCFDCLVTIDGVGNRQGCLVPVTQGMQIEIQKGKREIGK, encoded by the coding sequence ATGTTCAAACGATCCGAGCAGGACAAGCGGCCACCGGTGCAAATCTTCGTCGATGGCGTTGCCGTCGCCGCGCGGCAGGGCGACACCGTCTCCGCGGCGCTGCTGGCCTCGAGCTGCGATGTACGCCGTTCGACCGCGGTGAGCGGCGCGCCGCGCTTGCCCTATTGCATGATGGGCGTGTGCTTCGATTGCCTCGTCACCATCGACGGCGTCGGCAACCGACAGGGTTGCCTGGTGCCGGTCACCCAGGGCATGCAGATCGAGATTCAGAAGGGCAAGCGGGAGATCGGGAAATGA
- a CDS encoding SDR family oxidoreductase — MPQTDRSTSFHSRLVGQYALVTGASQGIGRAVAIRLAQEGATVAINYFGHPEGAEETLALARTASGDRGHGRLDHIIVKADVGNEQEVAAMFETILARWKRLDCLVNNAGFQRESPSEALDIETYRRIIDVNLNGAVFCAQKALAHFVARGAGGSIINCSSVHQIIPKPGYLAYSISKGGMANLTRTLALEFAGRGIRVNAVGPGAIDTPINAAWTGDPEKRGVVSSHIPLGRVGTPEEIAAVFAFLASDDASYITGQTIYACGGLTLFPEFRDNWAS, encoded by the coding sequence ATGCCACAAACCGATCGCTCGACCTCGTTTCACTCGCGTCTTGTCGGCCAGTACGCGCTGGTGACCGGCGCCTCCCAAGGCATCGGCCGCGCCGTCGCCATCCGGCTTGCCCAGGAAGGCGCGACCGTCGCCATCAACTATTTCGGTCACCCTGAAGGGGCAGAGGAGACACTCGCGCTCGCGCGGACGGCATCGGGTGATCGCGGCCACGGCAGGCTCGATCACATCATCGTCAAGGCCGATGTCGGTAATGAGCAAGAGGTCGCCGCGATGTTCGAGACGATTCTGGCACGTTGGAAGCGCCTCGACTGCCTTGTCAACAATGCCGGCTTCCAGCGGGAATCGCCGAGCGAAGCGCTCGACATCGAGACCTACCGCCGCATCATCGACGTCAATCTCAACGGCGCCGTGTTCTGCGCCCAGAAGGCGCTCGCGCATTTCGTCGCGCGCGGCGCAGGCGGCAGCATCATCAACTGCTCGAGTGTGCACCAGATCATCCCAAAACCCGGCTATCTGGCTTATTCAATCAGCAAGGGCGGCATGGCCAATCTGACGCGCACGCTGGCGCTGGAATTCGCCGGCCGCGGCATTCGCGTCAATGCGGTCGGCCCCGGTGCGATCGACACCCCGATCAACGCGGCCTGGACCGGCGATCCGGAAAAGCGAGGCGTGGTCAGCAGCCACATTCCGCTGGGCCGCGTCGGCACTCCGGAAGAGATCGCCGCCGTGTTCGCCTTCCTCGCGTCGGACGATGCCAGTTACATCACCGGGCAGACCATCTATGCCTGCGGAGGCCTGACGCTGTTTCCTGAGTTCCGGGACAACTGGGCGAGCTAG
- a CDS encoding dicarboxylate/amino acid:cation symporter → MTQIAIQPAIHRRRQPWYKILYIQVLIAIALGVLIGYFYPDLGKALKPLGDGFIALIKMMIAPVIFCTVVHGISSMGDLKRVGRVGLKSLIYFETVSTVALAIGLLVGEVLQPGHGFNIDPATIDPKSVATYVTKAKEEGIVAHLLAIIPDSYLGAIARGDLLQVLLISILSGFAIAFLGKAGEPIAEAIDKAAKMFFGIIRIIVRVAPIGAFGAMAFTVGAYGLGSLLNLAALIGTFYLTSMLFVLVVLGAIARLAGFSILRFIAYIKDELLIVLGTSSSETVLPQMIQKMEHLGASRSVVGLVIPTGYSFNLDGTNIYMTLATLFLAQATNTHLTIWQELGILGIAMITSKGASGVTGAGFITLAATLSIVPDIPIQSIAILVGIDKFMSECRALTNLIGNGVACVVISISEGELDRDALHEAMAHPLEMGEALEPGGSAAS, encoded by the coding sequence ATGACACAGATTGCGATCCAGCCAGCCATCCACCGCCGGCGCCAGCCCTGGTACAAGATCCTCTACATCCAGGTGCTGATCGCGATCGCGCTCGGGGTGCTCATCGGCTATTTCTATCCCGATCTCGGCAAGGCCCTGAAGCCGCTCGGCGACGGCTTCATCGCGCTGATCAAGATGATGATCGCGCCGGTGATCTTCTGCACGGTGGTGCACGGCATCTCCTCGATGGGCGACCTCAAGCGCGTTGGCCGGGTTGGGCTGAAGTCGCTGATCTATTTCGAGACGGTCTCGACCGTCGCGCTCGCGATCGGCCTTCTGGTCGGCGAGGTGCTCCAGCCCGGACACGGCTTCAACATCGATCCCGCCACGATCGACCCGAAATCGGTGGCGACCTACGTCACCAAGGCCAAGGAAGAAGGCATCGTCGCCCATCTGCTGGCGATCATCCCCGACAGCTATCTGGGCGCCATCGCACGTGGCGATCTGTTGCAGGTGCTGCTGATCTCGATCCTGTCGGGCTTCGCCATCGCCTTTCTCGGCAAGGCCGGCGAGCCCATTGCCGAGGCGATCGACAAGGCCGCAAAGATGTTCTTCGGCATCATCCGCATCATCGTGCGCGTCGCTCCGATCGGGGCGTTCGGCGCGATGGCGTTCACCGTCGGCGCCTACGGCCTTGGTTCGCTGCTCAACCTCGCCGCCCTGATCGGCACGTTCTATCTCACCAGCATGCTGTTCGTGCTGGTCGTGCTGGGGGCGATCGCAAGGCTCGCCGGCTTCTCGATCCTGCGCTTCATCGCCTACATCAAGGACGAGCTCCTGATCGTGCTCGGCACCTCGTCGTCGGAGACTGTGCTGCCGCAGATGATCCAGAAGATGGAGCATCTCGGCGCCTCGCGCTCGGTGGTCGGCCTCGTCATTCCGACCGGTTACAGCTTCAACCTCGACGGCACCAACATCTACATGACGCTGGCGACGCTGTTCCTGGCGCAGGCGACCAATACCCATCTGACCATCTGGCAGGAGCTCGGCATTCTCGGCATCGCCATGATCACCTCGAAGGGCGCCTCGGGCGTGACCGGGGCGGGCTTCATCACGCTCGCGGCAACACTCTCGATCGTGCCCGACATCCCGATCCAGTCGATCGCGATCCTGGTCGGCATCGACAAGTTCATGAGCGAGTGCCGCGCGCTGACCAATCTGATCGGTAACGGCGTCGCCTGCGTCGTCATCAGCATCTCCGAAGGCGAGCTCGACCGCGACGCGCTGCACGAGGCCATGGCCCATCCGCTGGAGATGGGTGAGGCGCTTGAACCCGGCGGCAGCGCCGCCTCCTAG
- a CDS encoding FAD-dependent oxidoreductase — translation MRTDYDVAVVGGGLLGSAIAWGLGRLGRRVAVLDEGDITKRASRANFALVWVQSKGLGMPAYTVWTVQASQAWGRLASELKQQTGLDVSLQQNGGFHLTLGEDEFGQRTELVKRMHNQTGAADYKMEMLPASEVKKALPLIGPEVSGGSYCPLDGHVNSLRTFRAFHTGFRAFGIDYLPERPVSTISQSGGEFRLTTPQGELRAAKIVLAAGNANQTLAPMVGLYAPMGPTRGQIVVTERTMPFLPHPLTTIRQTDEGTVMIGDSKEDELDDRTMKHSISAVMTDRAQRMFPHLARLNVVRSWAGIRVMPQDGFPIYDQSETHPGAFVACCHSGVTLASNHAFEIARMVEQGALEPELVGAFSASRFGAAGAANNSGY, via the coding sequence ATGCGAACAGATTATGACGTCGCCGTCGTCGGCGGCGGATTGCTCGGCTCCGCCATCGCCTGGGGCCTCGGGAGGCTCGGCAGACGCGTCGCCGTGCTCGACGAAGGCGACATCACCAAGCGCGCCTCGCGTGCCAACTTTGCGCTGGTCTGGGTGCAGAGCAAGGGCCTCGGCATGCCGGCCTATACGGTGTGGACTGTGCAGGCGTCGCAGGCGTGGGGCCGGCTCGCATCCGAGTTGAAGCAGCAGACTGGCCTCGATGTCTCTCTTCAGCAGAATGGCGGCTTTCATCTCACGCTCGGCGAGGACGAATTCGGCCAGCGCACCGAGCTGGTCAAGCGCATGCACAACCAGACAGGCGCCGCCGACTACAAGATGGAGATGCTGCCGGCGTCCGAGGTGAAGAAGGCGCTGCCGCTGATTGGGCCTGAAGTTTCGGGCGGCAGTTATTGTCCGCTCGACGGTCACGTCAATTCGCTGCGCACGTTTCGTGCGTTCCACACCGGCTTTAGGGCATTCGGCATCGATTATCTTCCGGAGCGTCCGGTCTCGACGATCAGCCAGAGCGGCGGTGAATTCCGCCTGACGACGCCGCAGGGCGAGCTCCGTGCCGCCAAGATCGTGCTCGCCGCCGGCAATGCCAACCAGACGCTGGCGCCGATGGTCGGTCTCTACGCCCCGATGGGCCCGACCCGTGGCCAGATCGTGGTGACCGAGCGCACCATGCCGTTCCTGCCGCATCCGCTGACCACGATCCGCCAGACCGACGAAGGCACGGTGATGATCGGTGACAGCAAGGAAGACGAGCTCGACGATCGTACGATGAAGCATTCGATCAGCGCCGTGATGACCGATCGCGCCCAGCGCATGTTTCCGCATCTCGCGCGGCTCAACGTGGTCAGGAGCTGGGCCGGCATCCGCGTCATGCCGCAGGACGGCTTTCCGATCTACGACCAGTCGGAGACGCATCCCGGCGCCTTCGTCGCCTGCTGCCATTCCGGCGTGACGCTCGCCTCCAACCACGCTTTCGAGATCGCGCGGATGGTCGAGCAGGGCGCGCTCGAGCCGGAGCTGGTCGGCGCGTTCTCGGCCAGCCGTTTTGGCGCCGCCGGTGCTGCGAACAACAGCGGCTACTAG
- a CDS encoding NAD(P)/FAD-dependent oxidoreductase yields MTVAPKREEYDVVVIGAGPAGLAAAATSAEAGLSTLLLDENIGPGGQVFRAIASTPVTERDQLGADYWVGADLVRALRAGNAEVIHRATVWSLDRNLDIAVSVGGASAFVKARRVILATGALERPFPISGWTLPGVMTAGAAQTMLKSSALVPDGRTVIAGQGPLLWLLAAQILRLGGRIDRILDTTARGNYFAALPHAFAFLTSPYFAKGLSMMREVKAKVQVVSGVSELAASGDGQLANVSYVAGGKRETVLADLLLLHQGVVPNVNLAMAAGIEHRWDDLQLCWSPVLDASGNSSVAGIAIAGDGAGIGGASAAVVRGRIAACAAVEALAPAAATKLAPMASLRADLAKAERGRVFLDTLFRPAPQFRIPAGDTIVCRCEEVTAKDILDVVAIGATGPNQLKAYRRTGMGPCQGRLCGLTVTELMAQARGKSPQEIGYYRLRAPVKPITLAELAAVPKSEDDIKAVVRG; encoded by the coding sequence ATGACTGTGGCTCCCAAGCGCGAAGAATACGACGTCGTGGTGATCGGGGCGGGGCCTGCCGGCCTCGCCGCTGCCGCGACGTCCGCCGAAGCCGGCCTGTCGACGTTGCTGCTAGACGAGAATATCGGGCCCGGCGGCCAGGTGTTCCGCGCCATCGCCTCGACACCGGTGACCGAGCGCGATCAGCTCGGCGCTGACTATTGGGTGGGCGCCGATCTCGTGCGGGCGCTACGCGCAGGCAACGCCGAGGTCATCCACCGCGCCACCGTCTGGAGCCTCGACCGCAACCTCGACATCGCCGTCTCGGTCGGCGGCGCGTCCGCGTTCGTCAAGGCCAGGCGCGTGATCCTCGCGACCGGCGCACTGGAGCGGCCTTTCCCGATTTCGGGCTGGACGCTGCCGGGCGTGATGACCGCGGGCGCCGCGCAGACGATGTTGAAATCATCGGCCCTGGTGCCGGATGGCCGTACAGTCATCGCGGGGCAGGGGCCGTTGCTCTGGCTGCTCGCCGCGCAGATTTTGCGGCTCGGCGGCCGCATCGATCGTATTCTCGACACCACCGCGCGCGGAAACTATTTCGCGGCTCTCCCCCACGCCTTTGCCTTCCTGACCTCGCCTTATTTCGCCAAGGGCCTCTCGATGATGCGCGAGGTGAAGGCGAAGGTGCAGGTCGTCTCAGGAGTCAGCGAGCTTGCGGCCTCTGGTGACGGCCAGCTCGCGAACGTGAGCTATGTCGCCGGCGGCAAGCGCGAAACCGTCCTTGCGGATCTCTTGTTGCTGCACCAGGGCGTCGTGCCCAACGTCAATCTGGCGATGGCGGCCGGAATCGAGCATCGCTGGGATGATCTGCAATTGTGCTGGTCTCCGGTGCTCGATGCCAGCGGCAATTCGTCGGTCGCCGGCATTGCGATTGCCGGCGACGGCGCCGGCATCGGCGGTGCGAGTGCAGCCGTGGTGCGCGGCCGCATCGCGGCCTGCGCGGCGGTGGAGGCGTTGGCGCCTGCGGCTGCCACAAAACTTGCGCCGATGGCGAGCCTCCGCGCCGATCTCGCCAAGGCCGAACGTGGTCGCGTTTTCCTCGACACGCTGTTCCGTCCGGCGCCGCAGTTTCGCATTCCCGCAGGCGACACCATCGTCTGTCGCTGCGAGGAGGTCACGGCAAAGGATATTCTCGACGTCGTCGCGATCGGCGCGACCGGGCCGAACCAGCTCAAGGCCTATCGCCGCACCGGCATGGGTCCGTGCCAGGGCCGGCTCTGTGGCCTCACCGTCACCGAGCTGATGGCGCAGGCGCGGGGCAAGAGCCCGCAGGAGATTGGCTATTACCGGCTGCGCGCGCCGGTCAAGCCGATCACGCTCGCCGAGCTTGCCGCGGTTCCGAAGAGCGAAGACGACATCAAGGCGGTGGTACGCGGATGA
- a CDS encoding solute carrier family 23 protein: MPIATGSEQRAQGYFPHWTLKSSGVIMPEQRLPLGQTVVSGLQHCVAMSGSTIIAPLLMGFDPNVAVLFSGIGTLIFFVIVAGRVPSYLGSSFAFIAVVIAATGYAGHGPNPNLSVALGGIVGAGVLYGVIALIVMWSGVGWVERLLPPAVTGAVVAAIGLNLAPVAVKAVSANAFDTGIGLATVLIVGVVAVGAPGLWRRLPIILGAIGGYLLYLLFANGLGFSKPINFTPLAAAPWIGLPSFTTPTFQTDAIVLIAPVAIILVAENLGHIKAVGAMTGRSLDDYLGRALLADSLATIVAACGGGTGVTTYAENIGVMAATKVYSTLLFAFAAVVSIVLGFSPKFGALILSIPGPVIGGLSIVLFGLIAAMAGRIWVESKVDFSSPANLITVAVALTAGAGDLTLKFGAFTIGGIGTATFGAIILYQILTSPFTRRVE; this comes from the coding sequence ATGCCGATTGCAACGGGCTCCGAACAGCGAGCGCAAGGCTATTTTCCGCATTGGACTCTGAAGTCCTCCGGCGTGATCATGCCCGAGCAGCGGCTGCCGCTTGGCCAGACCGTCGTCTCCGGTCTCCAGCATTGCGTCGCAATGTCGGGCTCGACGATCATCGCGCCGTTGCTGATGGGGTTCGATCCCAATGTTGCGGTGCTGTTTTCCGGCATCGGCACGCTGATCTTCTTTGTCATCGTCGCGGGACGCGTGCCGAGCTATCTCGGCTCGAGCTTCGCGTTCATCGCGGTCGTGATCGCCGCCACCGGTTACGCCGGGCACGGGCCGAACCCGAACCTGTCGGTTGCGCTTGGCGGCATCGTCGGGGCCGGCGTCCTCTACGGCGTGATCGCGCTGATCGTGATGTGGTCGGGGGTTGGCTGGGTCGAGAGGCTGTTGCCGCCGGCCGTCACCGGCGCTGTGGTCGCCGCGATCGGCCTCAACCTCGCGCCCGTGGCGGTCAAGGCGGTGAGCGCCAATGCGTTCGACACAGGAATCGGGCTCGCGACAGTTCTGATCGTCGGCGTGGTTGCCGTGGGCGCACCGGGCCTGTGGCGCCGCCTGCCGATCATCCTCGGCGCGATTGGCGGATATCTCTTGTACCTGCTGTTCGCGAACGGCCTCGGCTTCAGCAAGCCGATTAACTTCACCCCGCTTGCGGCTGCGCCGTGGATCGGCCTGCCGAGTTTTACCACGCCGACCTTCCAGACCGATGCGATCGTCCTGATCGCGCCGGTTGCGATCATTCTCGTCGCCGAGAACCTCGGTCACATCAAGGCCGTCGGCGCCATGACGGGCCGGAGCCTCGATGACTATCTCGGCCGCGCCTTGCTCGCCGACAGCCTCGCGACCATCGTGGCGGCCTGCGGCGGCGGCACCGGCGTTACCACCTATGCCGAAAACATCGGCGTCATGGCGGCCACGAAGGTCTATTCGACCTTGCTGTTCGCCTTCGCGGCGGTGGTGTCGATCGTGCTCGGCTTCTCGCCGAAATTCGGCGCGCTGATCTTGTCGATCCCGGGTCCTGTCATCGGTGGGCTCTCGATCGTGCTGTTCGGATTGATCGCTGCGATGGCCGGCCGGATCTGGGTCGAGAGCAAGGTCGACTTCTCAAGTCCGGCAAACCTGATCACCGTGGCGGTCGCGCTCACCGCAGGCGCCGGCGACCTCACGCTCAAATTCGGCGCCTTCACGATCGGCGGGATCGGCACCGCAACCTTTGGCGCCATCATCCTGTACCAGATCCTGACTTCGCCATTCACGCGCCGCGTCGAATGA
- a CDS encoding LuxR family transcriptional regulator, whose protein sequence is MISEAALLSELIGLIYDAALDPALWPRALEQACLFVGGSSGALFWHDAATEQTAVLHLFNEEPDYTKLYLEKYLALNPCFPAATFCEAGLVYASTDFVPFEEMVATRFYEEWMKPQGMIDALGSNLEKGATYSSIVSVRMHEKDGLADADARSRFALIVPHFQRAVSIGRLFDQNRATQAVLTQTLDSVTAAVFLVGPNGRLAFTNAPGRAMLDEAALLTERNGTLFAVALDAQRALREALVAAENGNMPTDSGGSIPLGTSQGRWFANVLPLTSGDRRRTGALYSAVAAVFVRKASPASPPPLEALAKLYRLTASEVRLIDAVMRVSGIKALAELLGLTQATVKTHLHNVFRKTGTARQSELVKLIAGFDRSEQR, encoded by the coding sequence GTGATATCCGAAGCCGCTCTGCTTTCAGAGCTGATCGGCCTGATTTACGACGCCGCGCTCGATCCCGCCTTGTGGCCGCGCGCCCTCGAACAGGCCTGCCTGTTTGTCGGCGGGTCCTCCGGCGCCCTGTTCTGGCATGACGCGGCCACCGAACAAACCGCAGTGCTGCACCTCTTCAATGAGGAGCCGGACTACACAAAGCTCTATCTCGAGAAATATCTCGCCTTGAACCCGTGCTTTCCAGCGGCCACTTTCTGCGAGGCTGGTCTCGTCTATGCATCAACCGACTTCGTCCCCTTCGAGGAGATGGTGGCGACGCGCTTCTACGAAGAGTGGATGAAGCCGCAGGGCATGATCGATGCGCTCGGGTCGAATCTGGAGAAGGGCGCAACCTATTCATCGATCGTCAGTGTCCGGATGCATGAGAAAGACGGTCTCGCCGACGCTGACGCCCGCAGCCGGTTTGCGCTGATCGTGCCGCACTTCCAGCGCGCGGTCTCGATTGGCCGGCTGTTCGATCAGAACAGGGCGACACAGGCGGTGTTGACCCAGACGCTTGACAGCGTCACGGCCGCCGTCTTTCTGGTTGGTCCCAACGGACGTCTCGCCTTCACCAACGCGCCCGGACGCGCGATGCTGGACGAGGCTGCGCTGCTCACGGAAAGAAACGGAACGTTGTTCGCTGTTGCCCTCGACGCTCAGCGCGCGTTGCGCGAAGCGCTTGTCGCCGCGGAGAACGGCAACATGCCGACAGACAGCGGCGGCTCGATTCCGCTCGGGACCTCGCAAGGCCGCTGGTTTGCCAACGTGCTGCCGTTGACCTCGGGGGACCGGCGGCGTACCGGCGCGCTGTATTCCGCGGTTGCCGCGGTGTTCGTGCGCAAGGCCTCGCCGGCAAGCCCGCCGCCGCTGGAGGCGCTTGCAAAACTCTACAGGCTCACCGCAAGCGAGGTCCGCCTGATCGACGCCGTCATGAGGGTGAGCGGGATCAAGGCGCTGGCCGAGTTGCTCGGGCTGACGCAGGCGACCGTCAAGACACACCTCCACAACGTCTTCCGCAAGACCGGTACGGCGCGGCAGAGCGAGCTCGTGAAGCTGATTGCGGGATTCGACCGGTCCGAACAGCGGTGA
- a CDS encoding RidA family protein, which translates to MSITRSIRTPIMHRAVEANGFVFIGGTIADDTSVSMGEQTRNILGKIAGYLKEAGTDKSRVVSTSIFVTDLSKKKEMDAVWTEFFGDNLPTRATVGVADLGGSALIEVVVTALKG; encoded by the coding sequence ATGAGCATTACCCGCAGCATCCGCACGCCCATCATGCACCGCGCCGTCGAAGCCAACGGCTTCGTCTTCATTGGCGGCACCATCGCCGACGACACCTCGGTGTCGATGGGCGAGCAGACCCGCAACATCCTCGGCAAGATCGCCGGCTATCTGAAGGAAGCGGGTACCGACAAGTCGCGCGTCGTGAGCACCTCGATCTTCGTCACGGACCTTTCCAAGAAGAAGGAGATGGACGCGGTCTGGACTGAGTTCTTCGGCGACAATCTGCCGACCCGCGCCACCGTCGGTGTCGCCGATCTCGGCGGCAGCGCGCTGATCGAGGTCGTGGTCACCGCGCTCAAGGGCTGA
- a CDS encoding ABC-F family ATP-binding cassette domain-containing protein, producing the protein MPASIILSNLSLSTPDGRCLFSNIDLTFRAERTGLVGRNGVGKTTLLASISREHIPPSGRVAINGTVGLLRQNVQPLAGAKVIDLFGARAALDLLRRAERGDASAEEVSEVDWTLETRLTSALARVGFDVAPEIELDRLSGGQVTRVRLAALIFAEPDFLLLDEPTNNLDREGRKAVIDFLASWRGGAIVVSHDRSLLETMDAIVELTSLGAARYGGNWSSYCEQKALALAAVRHDLAHAQRRLSEIDGKAQEAAERKARKDSGGKKKRAKGDMPRILAGARKDRSEDTGGKNAQIAERRRADALEAVDTARRRIEILQPLSVKLPSTRLPTGREVVWLDRVSAGYGPDREVLRDLSLAIVGPERVAIVGPNGSGKTTLLKLVAGELHQLSGTVRVKPDLALFDQKVSLLDPAISILDNFGRFHPKAGANECHAALARFMFRADAALQIVGRLSGGQMFRAGLACVLGGATPPSLLILDEPTNHLDIESIEAVEAGLRAYDGALLVVSHHEAFLQAIGITRRVELAG; encoded by the coding sequence ATGCCTGCTTCCATCATCCTGTCCAACCTGTCGCTGTCCACACCTGACGGCCGCTGTCTTTTCTCCAATATCGATCTGACGTTCCGAGCCGAGCGGACCGGCCTCGTCGGTCGCAACGGCGTCGGGAAGACGACGCTGCTTGCGTCGATTTCGCGAGAGCACATTCCTCCGTCGGGGCGCGTTGCCATCAACGGAACAGTTGGTCTGCTACGCCAGAACGTCCAGCCGCTTGCGGGCGCGAAGGTGATCGACCTGTTCGGTGCGCGAGCCGCGCTCGATCTTCTTCGCCGTGCCGAGCGCGGAGACGCCTCGGCCGAGGAGGTTTCCGAGGTCGATTGGACCCTCGAAACACGGCTTACGTCCGCCCTTGCGCGTGTCGGGTTCGACGTCGCTCCGGAGATCGAGCTCGACCGCCTGTCGGGCGGGCAGGTCACGCGGGTTCGTCTCGCCGCGCTGATCTTTGCGGAGCCGGACTTCCTGCTGCTCGACGAGCCCACCAACAATCTCGATCGGGAGGGACGCAAGGCGGTGATCGATTTCCTTGCCTCCTGGCGCGGTGGGGCGATTGTCGTCAGCCACGATCGGAGCCTGCTCGAAACCATGGATGCGATCGTCGAGCTGACGTCGCTCGGAGCCGCGCGATACGGCGGCAATTGGAGCAGTTATTGCGAGCAGAAAGCCCTTGCGCTTGCGGCTGTCAGGCACGACCTCGCGCATGCCCAGAGGCGCCTGTCCGAGATCGACGGGAAAGCGCAGGAGGCCGCGGAGAGGAAAGCGCGCAAAGACAGCGGGGGCAAGAAGAAGCGCGCCAAGGGCGACATGCCGCGCATCCTGGCCGGCGCGCGCAAGGACCGTAGTGAAGACACCGGCGGCAAGAACGCGCAGATCGCCGAGCGGCGGCGCGCGGATGCGCTCGAGGCCGTCGATACGGCGCGCCGACGCATCGAGATTCTTCAGCCGCTGTCGGTGAAATTGCCCTCGACCCGGCTGCCGACGGGCAGGGAGGTGGTTTGGCTCGATCGCGTCAGCGCCGGCTATGGGCCGGATAGGGAAGTCTTGCGCGATCTATCGCTCGCGATCGTCGGTCCGGAGCGCGTGGCAATCGTCGGGCCCAACGGCTCAGGCAAGACGACGCTGCTGAAACTCGTCGCCGGCGAGTTGCATCAGCTCTCCGGCACCGTGCGGGTCAAGCCGGATCTTGCGCTGTTCGATCAGAAGGTCAGTCTGCTCGATCCCGCGATCTCCATCCTGGACAATTTTGGGCGCTTCCATCCGAAGGCGGGTGCAAATGAATGCCATGCCGCGCTGGCCCGGTTCATGTTCCGTGCCGATGCGGCCTTGCAGATAGTCGGACGCCTGAGCGGCGGGCAGATGTTTCGCGCCGGCCTTGCCTGCGTGCTGGGCGGTGCGACGCCGCCGTCCCTGCTGATCCTCGACGAGCCGACCAATCATCTCGACATTGAATCCATCGAAGCCGTGGAAGCAGGTCTGAGGGCCTATGACGGCGCGCTGCTCGTCGTAAGTCATCACGAGGCGTTCTTGCAGGCGATCGGGATCACGCGCAGGGTCGAACTGGCCGGCTAA
- a CDS encoding FAD-dependent oxidoreductase, with the protein MTKNVDAIVVGGGIHGCSTALHLCLAGLKPVLIEKDYAGRHASGVNAGGVRQLARHIPEIPLSIRSMGIWEKITDLLDDDCSFESYGQVLVAENEEELAVCRARVAELNVLGFTHEELIDAAELRRLVPAVAESCPGGVVSRRDGAANPAQATTAFRRKAGQLGATVREGIAATNIRHTDGLWHVDVGAESFAAPVLVNAAGAWAGTIAAALGEPVPVETVAPMLMITSRVPHFIDPVVILRGRKLSFKQFKNGTVLIGGGHLATPYQDRNETVLDWKSLATSARTVFELFPVMRSATIVRAWAGIEAKTKDDLPVFGPSSRHKGLYHQFGFSLHGFQLGPGAGAVMAELIVNGGTQTRIGELGIDRFYSPTL; encoded by the coding sequence ATGACGAAAAACGTGGATGCGATCGTCGTGGGCGGCGGCATCCACGGGTGCTCGACTGCGCTGCATCTGTGTCTCGCCGGCCTGAAACCGGTGCTGATCGAGAAGGACTATGCTGGCCGCCACGCCTCCGGCGTCAACGCCGGTGGCGTGCGCCAGCTGGCGCGGCACATCCCCGAAATCCCGCTTTCGATCCGCTCGATGGGAATCTGGGAGAAGATCACCGATCTCCTCGACGACGATTGCAGCTTTGAGAGCTATGGCCAGGTCCTCGTCGCCGAGAACGAGGAGGAACTCGCGGTCTGCCGTGCACGTGTGGCCGAGCTCAACGTGCTCGGCTTCACCCACGAGGAGCTGATCGATGCGGCCGAGTTGCGGCGCCTCGTGCCTGCAGTCGCCGAGAGCTGTCCCGGCGGCGTGGTCTCGCGCCGCGACGGTGCGGCCAATCCTGCGCAGGCGACGACGGCGTTCCGGCGCAAGGCCGGGCAGCTCGGTGCGACCGTTCGCGAGGGCATTGCCGCCACGAACATCCGGCACACCGATGGTCTCTGGCATGTCGATGTCGGCGCCGAGAGCTTTGCCGCGCCGGTGCTCGTCAATGCCGCCGGCGCCTGGGCCGGGACCATTGCAGCCGCGCTCGGTGAGCCCGTTCCGGTCGAGACCGTGGCGCCGATGCTGATGATCACCTCGCGCGTGCCGCATTTCATCGATCCAGTCGTGATCCTGCGCGGCCGCAAGCTCTCCTTCAAGCAATTCAAGAACGGCACGGTGCTGATCGGCGGTGGCCATCTGGCAACGCCCTATCAGGATCGAAACGAGACGGTGCTGGACTGGAAGAGCCTCGCGACCAGCGCCCGCACCGTGTTCGAGCTGTTCCCGGTCATGCGCAGCGCGACGATCGTCCGCGCCTGGGCCGGCATCGAGGCCAAGACCAAGGACGATCTGCCCGTGTTTGGACCGAGCAGCCGGCACAAGGGCCTCTATCACCAGTTCGGTTTCTCGCTGCACGGTTTCCAGCTCGGCCCCGGCGCGGGCGCCGTCATGGCGGAGCTGATCGTCAACGGCGGCACCCAGACCCGCATCGGCGAACTCGGCATCGACCGTTTCTATTCCCCCACGCTCTAG